Within the Spirochaetota bacterium genome, the region GCCCCTTCACGCGTTTTATTCCCGGGCATGCATCGATCCCCTGTGCAGCGCCATAGAGGAGAACCGGAGGCAGATCATCCGGATATTTCCCGCGGTGAACGTCCGGAGGATCCCGGAGGACGAGATACGCCGGTTCACGGACCCCTCCCACGTGTTTCATAACATCAATTTTATCGAGGATATCGCCGGTCCCCCCGGCGGAATGCCCGCGTGAAACTTTAATTGACGTGCAAGAAGAGACCCGATACCTTGAACACAGGCGATTATACCACGATTGGAGAATGCTCATGGCTGCGGAAGAGGTAAAGGTCGGCGAAAAGATCAAGGCGACACGGGAGGCGAAAGGCCTCGCGCTCAAGGACATCGCCGACAGGACCGGGTTTTCAACCGCCTTTCTCTCCCAGCTCGAAAATCACCTGATATCGCCGCCGCTGGGCGCCATAATCAAGATCGCGCATTCGCTCGACGTGGAGATCGGCACCCTGTTCAACCAGGTGGGGACCGCCCCTTTCACCATCGTGCGCACGCACGAACGCACGCCCACCTCGCGCGTCGCGTCCAAGGAAGGGGTCCGATACGGATATTCCTACGAATCGCTCGCCCCGGACAAGATCAACCGGCGCATGGAACCCTTCCTGGTCACCCTGGAACCGGTCTCCACGCAGGGCGTTCCCTACAACCATGAAGGCGAGGAATTCCTGTTCGTCCTGGAGGGCAAGATCGAGGTTCGCCTGGGCGAATATACCGATACGCTCGAGCCGGGCGACAGCATTTATTACGATTCGACCACCCCTCATAAAGTGGCCTGCGCGGGGGACAAGCCGGCCAGGATACTCGCGGTGATCTTTGCGTCCTGATTCCCGGACAGATTCGGCGCCGCACGTGCAACTATCAGGCAGTTAAATATTGTTTTCCCTTTCCCATGCGCTACGTTGTCTGCGAGGTCTTTTTCAGATATGTTAAAAATGCATATCCAGGTTAAAAGTACTTTACAAGTCGGCTAATTAGTTCTAAAGACCGGGTAGCGATATCAAATCCCCCAATCGAAGAGAAAATATGAAACCAGGGTGTCTTGGACACTATTTGAATAGTTACAAGCCGCGCGAGGAGTGCGGCGTTTTCGGCATATTCGGAACACCGCAGGCATCCAACCTGACCTACCTGGGCCTGTACCGCCTCCAGCATCGCGGCCAGGAGTCCGCGGGGATCGCCTCCTCGGACGGGATGCACATCTTCCGTTACGCGGGCATGGGCAAGGTCGTCGACATCTTCAAAGAGGAACACCTTGAAAGCCTGTCGGGACACATGGCGATAGGGCACAACCGCTATTCGACGACGGGCTCGTCCTTTCTCAGGAACGCCCAGCCCCTTCGCGCCGATTCGATTCTGGGGCCGATAGTGCTTTCGCACAATGGGAACCTCGTGAACGCGGGGGATATCCGGTTCGACCTGGAGCGCCAGGGCTCTATCTTCCAGACCTCGATAGACACCGAGATAATCGTGCACCTCATGGCGCGCTCCGGGATAAGCGATTTTCTCGAAGCGCTCATACGCTCGCTCAAGCAGATCCGGGGGGCCTACTCGCTTCTGGTCATGAACCAGAACGCCATTTACGCCGTCAGGGATCCGTACGGCTTCCGGCCGCTCGTGCTGGGAAAGCTCGACGACGCCTGGGTGGTCGCATCCGAGACCTGCGCCTTCGACATCATCGACGCGGAATACGTGCGCGAAATCCAGCCGGGAGAGCTCGTGGAGATTACTGCAAACGGCGTGCGCTCCTACTTCCCGTTCGAGAAGCACGACCAGGCGCTGTGCATCTTCGAATACATCTACTTCTCGAGGCCCGATTCCATCATTTTCGGAAACTCGGTCCACGACATGCGCATCCAGCTGGGACGCACCCTCGCCAAGCAATCGCCCGCGAACGCCGACATCGTCGTGCCCATTCCCGATTCCTCGACCTGCGCGGCGCTGGGCTATTCCCGTGAATCGGGAATCCCCTACGAAAACGGTATGATCCGGAGCCATTACATAGGCCGGACCTTTATCGAGCCGTCGCAGAAGATCCGCGACTTCGGGGCCAAGATCAAGTACAACGTCGTGCGCTCGGCCGTGGCGGGAAAGAAGCTCGTGATCGTGGACGATTCCATCATGCGCGGCACCACGATGCGCAAGATCATAAAGATGTTCCGCAACGCGGGCGCGGTCGAGATACACGTGCGCATATCGTCCCCGCCCACCATGTTCCCGTGCTTCTACGGCATCGATATTCCCACGCGAAGCGAGCTCATCGCCTCGTCGCACTCCATCGAGGAGATTCGCAAATATCTCCGCGTCGAGTCCATCGAGTACCTCACGCGCGAGAACATGCTCGCGGCGATCGACCGCCCCGAGATGCAGTTCTGCGCGGCGTGCTTCGACGGAAAATACCCGGTCGAGTTCCGTCAGAGCGAGGACAGCCAGAAGTATCTCTTCGAAGACCTCGCCATAAGCGGCGAATACTACTGATCGGCGGGAATGAAACCGCGCGTTGAAACGCGCGGCTACGAAGCATAAACACCCGCCGCCCCGGCGCGGAAAAAAAACTTGACACTCCCATGAGCGGGGCCTTATGTGGGACACGTACAGGTGACTAGCTCAATTGGTAGAGCAGCGGTCTCCAAAACCGCAGGCTGGGGGTTCGAGCCCCTCGTCACCTGCATGAGGAACGCGAAAAGGCGGGGTTTTGAGACCCCGCCTTTTTGCCCACTAAAACGCTGAATTTATCCTTGATATGCTATACCCATCTTGTGAGCGATGCCATGCAACCTCTTATCATTAGTCCATAACACGCAATCCGATAGTAAAGAGGATGCGAGAAGGTTGATGTCTATGAATCCTATTCCCTTACCCTGAAGTTTATTCATCTCGATAAAACGCAATATTTCCTGAAGGGCTATTTCAGGCGACGAATCAAGTGTTTGCAACAGGTTCAGGATTTCTTTGCGGTTTTTAAGAGTTCCGCATGCGAGTTCCCCGATTATAAAAGGATGAATTACCACATCGGCATTGTTAAGCAGTTCTATCAACCGTGGATGGCCCTTCTTAAAGTGTTCGATCCAGACGGATGTGTCAACAAGGACCATAGGCTTAGAAATCGTTCCTTCTTCTTCGTACCGTAGTCAATGACTTCTCTGTCCCACCGAGCTTCGCAAGACGCCTGCTGTTCTCTTTCTTAATAAGGGCCTCAAGGCCGAGGCGGACAAGAGTCGTTTTTTCGTCTATTCCGGTGAGAGATGAAGCCTTCTTGATTAATGAATCGTCAATATTTATTGTTGTTCTCATATGTATCTATGTGCATATTTTAAGCATATTAGTCAAATAATAATTAATAGTAGACTGTTGCGAGACCGCAGGGAGCACTGTGGGGCGTTTTCAGGGGCTGCGCACCCGCCTTTCTTCTTGACGATGGCCAGTTCCCCGCTTATTTAATCTCGAAACCGAGGATGACGATGTCATCCTCGACCGGACCACCGCCGCGAAAGGCGGTCAGACCGCCGATCACGGCGTCAAGCGTCGCATCGAGCGATGCGACGCCGTTGTCCCTGAGTATCGGCATCATGCCTTCGACCCCGAAAAATCTTCTTTCGCAATCCCTGGTTTCAACTACGCCGTCGGTATAGAGATAAACCCGGTCGCCCCTTCGCAGGCGTACCCTTGTTTCGTCGAAACAGGCGCTCCTGAATTGTCCTATCAGGGTTCCGCCGCAGTTCAATTCCTCGATCCCCCCCGTGGCGGCCCGATGCACGATCGGGGCCGGGTGCCCTCCCCGCGCAAATATGAATTCCGCCGAATCGTCTTCCCGGGAAAACGTGAATATCCCGTACACCGCGGTAAGGAAGTAGTTTTGCATGTTCACGATAAGATCGCGGTTAAGCTCCTCCATGAAGGATTTCGGGCGATCCCCGCAAATCCGGCATATCCGGTCGAACTCGAATTTGACGAGCGAGAGAAACAGCGCCGCGGATACGCCATGCCCGGAAACATCGCAGATAAAGACGCCAAGATCCCCCGAATCGAATTCCGTGAAGGAGAAATAATCGCCGCCAATCGCCGCGGCGGTGTCGCTCCGGGAACCGATCCGGATGCACGTGTGTTCCGGGACGGACACCGGCAGCAGCGCTTTTTGAATTCTCTGCGCGTGCCCGAGCTCTTTTTCAATCGCGGCATTTTTCATACGTAATATGTCCTCGGCGGCGGTCCGCTCCCTGATCTCTTTCCGCAATTGAAGCTTCTCCCTGAGATCGCTGCCGATTATCACCACCCCCTGTGGATCTCCGAATTCGTCCTGGATGATCGAGGCACGAATTTCCGCGGGGATGAATTCTCCCGTCGAGGTTATGAATTCGCCTATAATTTCGAACCTCGGGGTCCGGCTGCTTATCATCGCGTCGAACGCCCTGCCCGCCCGCTCGCCGTCTTTTAAAAGGGCGTGGAAGCGCGTTCCCGGTTCTCGCCGGATATCGAACCCCAGTATCTTTTCGATCTGGGGATTGGTCTTGATAATAATTCCACGGGTATCTGTGAGTACGAGCAGGTCCCGCATCCGGTACACGACCTCGTCCGAGACGTCAGACAGGTTGATGGACATGAAGCGGTAGCGCCGGATGGAATACCAGATGCCGAACGCCCATATGAAAATAAAAATCGGCGAAAGCGCCGGCACAGTAAAATGATGTATGGCCGGCAGTATGATGTCGGTGAAGAAGGCGAATGTAAGCGCAGAAACGGAGGTGACCACGAGCACGCGCGCCTGTTTTTTCTCCCGCCGGGCCGGCGCCCTTTTTCCCCAGAGATAGATGAGCACGATTCCCGCGAGCGCGTATCCCGATTGGTATGCGATAAAGAGCCAGAACCACGGACTGTCCGTCATCGGGACCTCGGCGTATCCGAACCCCACGCGGATAAAATCCGCCGCGTACATTTCGCCGGTGATCTGCTTGAGCGTGAAAACGAGGCCCGGAGCATAGAGCGCGAGGTATACCCAGGATCTGGCCAGGAGCGAATGCTTTCCGGTGAGCGTGAGCACGTAGTGAAGTGCGAACCCGCTGAACAGGCACCACCCCGGGGCGCTCAAGCCGTACCAGAACAGGAGATCATCGCGGGCGGGCGCGGCATGAAGAAACGCGTAGCAGAATCCCCACAGTGAGAAACACAAACATGTGGCCAGGGAGAGCCGGTTAAGCCGCGCGCGCGGATCCAGACGCAGCGAAAAGACCCCGAGGGAAGCGCACATGATCGCGGAAAATATGTTTATAAGAGAGAACGGGTTCATTTTTCTTTACCGTCCCGGGATTACCAGATTTAGCCCGGTGTAAGAAATATCCGTCCGTGGACTGCGATGCCCGATTCCAGGCCGCGGCAGGCGCAGATAGTGCGCATTTTAATTCTCGACCAGCGTCTTGATAATCACATCGGTCTGCCGTAATCGTTTTGCCAGCGCCGACGCGAGCTTGAGGTACACCGTTTCCCCGAAGCGGTGGTCTATTTCACACAGCGCGTCAAATGAGGCGCGCGTCATCACGTAAAGCCAGGCCTCATCCTCCGCGACGGCATTGGCGGAGCGGCCCCCCTTGACGAGAAACGCCATATCCCCGAAAAAGTCGCCCTTCCCGAAGGTTGCAAGGTGCTCCGACATGCCGCCGGAAAGGGGAAGGTCGATTCGGACCGAACCCTTCCTGATAAAAAATATTTCCCTGCCCTCGTCGCCGTGCCCGAAAATCATCTCGCCCGGCGCGTAGCGCTTCTCTTCCATGATGCCATTGAGCCCTTCGATCACCCGCCGGTCCGTTTCCAGGAAAAAGGTGAACGCGGCAAGGTCGAGCGGAAGGTCCGCATCACCCAGGCACGAGTTCACGGACTCGAGGATGCGGTCCTCGGCCCACTGAATCCCCTCGTCCAGGCTGCCGAGGTAGCGGATATTCCTTCCGGCCTGAGATAGTCCCAGCCGCGAAAGGTACGCCTGCACGTTCTGACCGGTCGGCAGGTTGATGGGGACCGAGGTGAATATAAGCTCGCCCCCGTTCGCGCTTACCGTCTGCTCAATCTGGTCGATGCGATGCACGGCCGTGTAATCGACCGCGGCCACCCTCCGCATGTCGAGAATGAGGTAGCGCGATTTTTCGAGGTGCGGTTCTATCTCCGTCATGAGCTGGTCCGAGGTGCCGAAAAAAAGCGGACCCTGAAGTTCGACGATCAGGATGTCCTCGCCGCGCGCATTGAGTATTTCGCGCTGGAGCGGGATCCTGTGTTTGCGCGAATAGAACTGATTTCCGAATACTTTCCTGCGCACTACCGGCTGGCGCATCTGGTCCCGGAGAAAAATGAGTATGGAAAGAACGATTCCCATGCCCGCCGCGGCGATCAGGTTCAGGTAAAGGGCCGTGACGACCACCGCGAGGTATACCAGGAAATCGAACCGGGTGCTGCGGTGTTTTAAGAGATATAAATTCTTGAAATCGATCATGCGCGCGCCGATAACCACGAGGATGCCCGCAAGCGCCGGCAGCGGCACCCACGATATGGAAGAAGTCAGGAAAAGCAGCACGAGCACGGAAAACAAACCCGCAAGCACGCCCGAGAGCCTGCGCCGCCCTCCGCTGCCCGCGTTTACCAGCGTGGGGCCCATGGTACCGGCGCCCGCGATACCGCAGGCGAGCGACGAGCCTATGTTCGCGATCCCCTGTCCGAAAAGCTCGCGATTGGAATCGTGACGCGATCTTGTCATCGCGTCCAGCACCAGGCACGTCTTCAATGTATCGATCGAGAGCAACACCGCAAGGGTGATCGCCGTGACCGCGATGGTGGGAATAAGCGACGGGCTTACCGATGCGAGGGATCCGTAGGAATTGACGATCGTCTGGAAAAACGCGTCCGTCCCCGTGGCCACGGGTCCCACGACGAGGCTGTTTCCCATCAGGGTGGCCATTGCCGGATAGTACAGCGCAAAAGCCCAGTAGGAGGCAATCCCCGCGACGAGGGCGAGTATGGCCGCGGGCACCTTGCGGATTAATTGCTGTGAAACCACCATAACGACGATTGTCACCAATCCCACGGAAAGGCCCTGCAGGTTCCACGCGTCCGGCGTGGCGAGTCCCTTCCAGAGCGTCATGCCTCCTCCGGGAACGCTGAATAGCCTTGGAAGCTGGCCGAGTATTATGAGCAGGCCCACGCCGCTCAGGTAGCCGGATACGACGGAGTACGGAATGTACTTGATAAAGCGACCCCCGCCCACGAGACCAAGGAACACCTGCAGCAGTCCGCAGGCCATGATTACGAGGAGAATCATGGAGGGGAGCGTTGCGGCAATATCGGTGCCGGTTCCGTTCGCGGTGACTCCCAGCACGAACGCGGAAAGCACCGCGGCGGCCGGTGCGCACGGTGCGGAGACGAGCCCCGGGGTCCCGCCCGTGAGCGGCGCGATCAGGCCGAGCATTATCGCGCCCACCACGCCCGCCATCGCCCCGCGCGACGCGAATTCCGCGCCCATTGGCGAGTAAATGATGATCCCGAACGCGATCGAAGACGGCAGCGAGACGAGCATGGCGGCGAAACCGCCGTAAATCTCTCCCTGCAATGCCGACAGCCTGCTCTTTATATCACCCATGCTCCAATTCTCGCATCCATTTCTTTCGCGATACCGGGACTCATTGTTTCGGAACAGTCACATCCGCGACGAGGGGAAGGTGGTCCGATATTTTCAAGGTGTCGTCGCGGCGCACGTAGTGGGTCCCCAGGTTTACATTATTCGAATAGAACAAATAGTCGATTATCCTGTCCGGGCCCTTAACCGCGGGATCGTTCGGGAAATGGGTATACCAGCGCTTCGCATCGGGACTGTTCGCCTCGGCGTACGAGGGTACGGACCGGTATGCCTTGAATATCAGCTCGACCTCGGTTTTAGGATTGAAATACACGCGCTGGTCGGGAGGGAGCGCCTCATAGGCGCCGCCCGGGGGAAGCAGGTTGAAATCGCCGCCGATCATCCACGGGTTTCCCTCGGCGCTCAGGGTGTCCAGGATCGCCCTCACCTGCTGCGTCTGCTTTTCCATCGTGTTCGTGCCCTGGGCGAACGCGTCCATGTGCGTGGTCAGGAACGCGAAATCCTTCCCGCCCCTGACCGGCAGGCGGACCTCGAGCACCGCGCGCCGGAAATTGAAGAGCATCGTGACCGGATCGCCCGGGATAAGCTCAAGCTGGTGGCGCGTCGCCGACGATATCTTGTATTTCGAAATTATGGCGAGTTTCATTCCCACGGCGCCCCGGATGCGCGGGTGCGGCACATAGGCCGCCTTCCAGTACCAGGCGCTCGCCTGGCAGGCGTACGAGGACGGGAGAAGCGCGAGCAGCCTCTTGAGCTGGTTTTCGTAATCGGTGCGTTTCGAGCCGTCGTCGATCTCCTGCAACAAAATTACGTCGGGGTCCTCGGCCCTGATTACGCGGGCGGTCTCGTTGAAGGTCGCGGTAATATCGGCGGGCGACGGCCTTTCATCGGGTCCCGAGCCGTCGAAAAGATCGTAAAAGAATACGTAGTTCTTCCCTGCCATGTACTGGATGTTCCAGCTGAGCACCTTGAGCTTCTGACCGGGCGCGAGCACGGGCGCCTCCCCGGCGCAGTTCACTTTTTCGCTCTCGATAGCAGCGGGATGATAGGTGGTAAACCATGCCCAGGCGACAAGCACGATGACGAGCGCCGCCAGTCCCATTAATACCCGCGTCAGCACCTTCTTGGTTTTCACGATTTCTTTCCCCCACGGAATTTAATCGCCGACGGATGCGATCCCTTGTTTTTAGTTTCCCTTTAAAGACGGCGCATGTCAAGGAAGTTCCGCGCGGGGCGCCGATACTACTTGTCCTCCCAGTCCCAGAAATAGTCCTTGTTCGTGAGCTCCTCCTGTTTCCCGTTCGCGTCCTGTTCCCTTCGCAGTCCCTCCGGGATATCCTCCACGGTCTCGTGGAAATATTTTATCTGCTCCTCGAGGTCGGCGGTGCATTCCTCCCAGTACTGGACGGTGCCGAAATGGGGAAAGGCGCGCGGGAAGGCGGGGTCCTCCCAGCGTCGCGCGATCCAGGCCGCGTAGTTGATATACCTGAGCGCCCTGAGCGGCTCGATGAGCCTCAGGGTGGAGCGGTCGAACTCCCTGAACTGACCGTATGCCTCCAGGAACACCTCGCGCTGGCGGAGCCCCTCGCGATCCCGGGCGGGGACCATCATCCACACGTCCTGAACGGCGGGACCGTTGAGAAAGTCGTCGAAATCGAGGAAGTACCAGCCCTCCGCGCCGTGTAAAAGGTTCCCCAGGTGGCAATCGCCGTGGATCCGGTGAAAGGGAACGTCCCGGCGCAGTTCGTCGTAGAGCTTCACGATCTCGTGGACGGCGTCCGCGTAGCGCCCCGCGCAGTGCGGGGGAAGAAACCCGTTCTCCTGGAGGAACGCGAGCGGCTTAAGCCCATAGGTTTCGCCGGTGAGGGCGATACGGTACACGGCGTTCTTCGAGGCGCCCATGTTGTGGATCCGCGCGAGCGTCCTGCCCAGGATGCCCAGCACCTCGTCGGAGAGCTCGTCGGGCACCCTCCCGCCCGTGCGCGGCCAGATCGCGTAATAGATGCCCTCGATCTCGTGCAGGGTCGCCCCGTCCGCGAAGCCGCGCGGCGCGCAGACCGGGATCTCGTCGTCCCTGAGCGAGATCAGGAACTCGTGCTCCTCGAGTATCTGCTCCCGGGACCAGCGGCCCGGGCGGTAGAACTTCGCGACGACGTGGGTGCCGTCCTCGAGCTTCAGGTCGTAGACCCGGTTTTCGTAGCTGTTGAGCGCCATGCAGTGTCCCGTGGGCTCCAGGCCGCTTTGCTCGAGGGCCCTGAGGATGATGTCCGGCGTGAGGTTATAGAAAAAGTTTTTCATCGTACAGTTATATCGGCCCCCAAATGCTGTTACGCATCTCCGCGAACCAGCGCGGCTGGTAACATGGAATGGGGTCCGGTCGCGATGTAAACCGTTTTTTCCGGCGGGCGGATTCGGGGCGCCGGTTACCGCGTCCCGTAACCCTCCTCGCAGGCGCCGTCTCCCGGATGGTAATGCACGTGTACGTCCACGATTTCATCGATTTCCGCGACTAGGCGCGATTCAAGCATCGTCGAGATTTCATCGCCACGGCGAATGGTCCTCGAACCGTCTATGCAGATGTCGATGTTGACGACGAGGTATTGTCCGAACGTATGTACGCGTATCCGCTCTATGCCGCTGATCTCCGGGATTCCCTTCGCGACGCCGGTTATCCGCTGCGTGAGCTCCGTGGCAGGCGCCGTGCTCATGAGCGCAAGGGCCGATTCCCGGATGATGTTGATCCCCGTGCGCAGTATGAACAAGGCGACCACGCCCCCGGCGAGCGGGTCAACCCAGGGAAACCCCTCGCGGCCGAAATAGATGCCCACGGCCGCGGCGAGCGATGCGAATATGTCGTTGATGTGGTCGAACGCCAGCGCGCGGATGGCGCTGTTGTTGGTTTTGGCGCCGATTCGCTTCGTCACCAGGGTGAGCGCTATTTTCAGGCATATCGTGAAAAGGGCGATCCCGAGCGTAATGAGCGGGGTTTCCGGCGCGGGCGTATGCCGCACGAGCGCATCGTACACCCCGTCGAGCGCGTTCCAGAAGATCGCGACCGCGGTGCTCAGGATGAACGCGCCCACCACCACCGAGGCGATGCTCTCCATCTGCCGGTGCCCGTAGGGATGCTCGTGGTCCGCGGGCTCGACCGACAATCTTAGAAATATCTTCGTCGCGATATAGTACGCCACGTCCGAGGTCGAGTTGATGCCGTCCGCGAGGAGTGCCGGGCTGTGCCCGAGCATGCCGAAGAACACCTTGAGGAAGGCGAGCACGATATTGGACACGAGTCCCAGGTTCACCGCGAAGGAGTTGCTCCTGTCGTTTGCGCGCTCGCGGGTTTCCTGTTCGCTGTTTCGTTCCATTTTATTTACATGCCCCGTCCGGCGGCCGCGCGGGAGAGAAATATTTTTCGGGCCGGGGGCCGATACGCGATCGGCATCCGGACGCGCCGATCGTTACAGGTTCTGCCAGTCCTTGAAGACCGGCTGGTACCCGCGGGAATAGATCATGGCGCTCACCTCCTCCACGCTCCGGTGGTCGGCGATCTCGAACTGCCCGGTGGTCCGGGGGCCCTGGGCGTATCCGCCCACCTCTGTGTGCGATCCCGCGGACATGCGCGTAACCCCCAGGCCTACGAGGTTGTCGCGCATGTAGCCGCGCTCCCGCGTGGAGACCGTGATGCCGGCCCTGGGGATGAACAGGCGGAACGCGCACATGATCTGCACGAGCTCTTTGTCGCCTACCTCGTGCGGGGAGGTATAATGCCCTTCCTGCGGCTGGAGGCGCGGCAGGGATACGCTCACCTCGATCTCGGGAAAGCGGTCCTGGAGCCAGGCGGCGTGCAACCCGGTAAGGAAGGCGTCCCTCCGCCAGTCCGCAAGGCCCAAGAGCGCCCCGACCCCGACGGTACGCACATGCGCGGCGCAGGCGCGCTCGGGCGCGTCGAGCCGCCAGCGGTAATCCCGCTTGGGACCGCGGTGAAGCGCGTCGTACACGTTTTCGTCGTAGGTCTCCTGGTAGATGGTGAGCCCGTCAAGGCCGGAGGCGACGAGCTCCGCGTATTCAGGCTCGTCCACCGGGTACACCTCGGCGGAAACCGAGGAGAAGTGTTCCCTGAGCAGCTCGATGCTCTCGCCGATATAGGAAACCGGCGATTCCCGGCGGGATTCGCCCGTAAGCACGAGGATGTGGCGTATCCCGGTCGCGGCTATGATGCGCGCCTCGCGCTCTATCTCCTCCATGGTTAGCTTCATCCTGGGGATTTGAGTTCCCTGCCGGAAGCCGCAATAGGCGCACTCGTTCACGCAGTAGTTGCTTATATACAGCGGTGCGTAGAGCTGGATGACCCGCCCGAATTGCCGGAGCGTGATCTCCTGCGACTTGCGCGCCATGTCCTCCAGCCGGCCCTCCGCCGCGGGC harbors:
- the thiH gene encoding 2-iminoacetate synthase ThiH; translation: MSFFETIERYRDFDFADAIGRAGEADIARALSAERPGPEDFLALLSPAAEGRLEDMARKSQEITLRQFGRVIQLYAPLYISNYCVNECAYCGFRQGTQIPRMKLTMEEIEREARIIAATGIRHILVLTGESRRESPVSYIGESIELLREHFSSVSAEVYPVDEPEYAELVASGLDGLTIYQETYDENVYDALHRGPKRDYRWRLDAPERACAAHVRTVGVGALLGLADWRRDAFLTGLHAAWLQDRFPEIEVSVSLPRLQPQEGHYTSPHEVGDKELVQIMCAFRLFIPRAGITVSTRERGYMRDNLVGLGVTRMSAGSHTEVGGYAQGPRTTGQFEIADHRSVEEVSAMIYSRGYQPVFKDWQNL